A section of the Scylla paramamosain isolate STU-SP2022 chromosome 33, ASM3559412v1, whole genome shotgun sequence genome encodes:
- the LOC135089572 gene encoding uncharacterized protein LOC135089572 isoform X3 — protein sequence MVQQAFNTLLVVYNLHNHVTFPTHRSGSSLDPVVTDLPHHSIQCFPLDFVGTSDHIAVFTKIQFRRPSEETTARNLWRWEAANWDALRAALRNTDWGEVLNGEVDQQVQRLSELLHALQLRWVPHSNHTTKASDQPWFGPECRAAADAKYRAWRALNARTRQRHRAATARMTAIQEWAMDEWKANLRSKTEGWSGRQQTLVESH from the coding sequence ATGGTTCAGCAAGCATTCAACACGCTGCTGGTTGTGTACAATCTACACAACCATGTCACATTCCCCACACACCGCTCCGGCTCATCCCTGGACCCCGTTGTAACGGacctccctcaccactccaTACAGTGCTTTCCCCTAGACTTTGTTGGCACCTCGGACCACATAGCAGTCTTCACCAAGATCCAGTTCAGAAGACCAAGTGAGGAGACAACAGCTCGCAATCTCTGGCGGTGGGAGGCGGCCAACTGGGACGCTCTCCGGGCTGCTCTGAGGAACACAGACTGGGGGGAAGTGCTGAATGGTGAGGTTGACCAGCAGGTCCAGCGACTCAGCGAGCTGCTCCACGCCCTCCAGCTCAGATGGGTGCCTCACTCCAACCACACCACCAAGGCATCGGACCAGCCCTGGTTTGGCCCAGAGTGCCGCGCTGCCGCTGATGCCAAGTATCGTGCCTGGCGTGCTTTGAACGCCAGAACCAGGCAAAGGCACAGAGCGGCTACAGCGCGCATGACAGCCATCCAGGAGTGGGCCATGGATGAGTGGAAGGCGAACCTCAGGAGCAAAACTGAGGGGTGGTCAGGTCGGCAGCAAACGTTGGTGGAATCTCATTAA